In Penicillium psychrofluorescens genome assembly, chromosome: 5, a single window of DNA contains:
- a CDS encoding uncharacterized protein (ID:PFLUO_007527-T1.cds;~source:funannotate), with translation MRTAGTWVEIGGVRSSFSMPEVFSVALGGGTKVEEADGKVHVGPESVGHRLLSEGLVFGGNVLTTTGANQSQDVVVASGKAEIGDVSRVKHIPMETLTKARLRIKKLLEYAVDSMKLSSDDATVILVGGGSIVHMDDLEGVNKIIRPQFHDCANAVGAAIAKVSGQVDTVEVLEGRNEDEVIAAACEEARKKAIDAGADPELVQITSIDNMPLEYVATKATRLIIRAAGPLSQGALLTNDTNGIAADPEEITERKKTSVMSNKEKLPSDFIVSPSASVDIRQYRPEVDEEGTWWVSEIDCEFLATGCSVLACGGGGPGYLTYLAARAAIQAGHRLPVADLDSLSPDAWVMGSISFGAPTVTLERLASGTEGRDATNALLQCFPGVKMGAQIAVEIGGMNGIRPMVMGVDYKVPTVDGDYMGRAYPRLYIMTPFLFGESATPCTQADGNGNVVTVHKASDFRKVEKIHRKVGLELGLFSQLVLPPMTVERVKEVGTLGTTSLAWYIGRAVYLAKQQKTSIMDAILEANPSGRVLYTGKIISVQRHVSAGGYTEGLVQLKPIGSEEQEYGDNTLTETRHMRLPFQNEYLYAELFEPGQSVEKRGEILCTVPDLISLVGSDGYALGTQDLRYGVRVSVVAFTAHPHWYTKKGIEIGGPKEFGFEDLDFIPLGTPYYEPKRVTKEFRTGKKVD, from the exons ATGCGCACT GCAGGGACATGGGTTGAAATTGGTGGTGTGAGAAGCTCCTTCTCTATGCCGGAAGTTTTCTCGGTTGCGCTAGGTGGAGGAACCAAAGTAGAGGAGGCCGATGGGAAAGTCCATGTCGGCCCTGAATCTGTCGGGCATAGATTGCTTTCCGAAGGACTTGTCTTCGGGGGGAATGTCTTAACAACAACAG GAGCTAACCAGAGTCAAGATGTTGTCGTTGCAAGTGGAAAGGCCGAAATTGGGGACGTCTCTCGTGTGAAGCATATTCCCATGGAGACTCTCACCAAAGCACGATTGCGAATCAAGAAGCTACTGGAGTACGCGGTTGATTCAATGAAGTTGAGTTCTGATGATGCTACCGTTATTCTTGTTGGCGGAGGGAGCATTGTTCACATGGATGATCTTGAAGGAGTCAATAAGATCATTCGGCCCCA GTTCCACGACTGCGCAAATGCCGTGGGTGCAGCAATTGCTAAAGTCTCCGGCCAAGTTGACACAGTCGAGGTGTTGGAAGGTCgcaatgaagatgaggttATTGCTGCTGCCTGTGAGGAAGCAAGGAAGAAAGCTATCGATGCTGGTGCGGACCCAGAACTTGTACAGATTACTTCTATCGACAATATGCCTCTCGAATACGTGGCCACGAAAGCTACCAGGCTTATCATACGAGCT GCTGGGCCATTGTCCCAGGGGGCGTTGCTTACGAATGATACGAATGGCATCGCAGCTGATCCGGAAGAAATCACTGAACGTAAAAAGACCTCGGTGATGTCGAACAAAGAGAAACTGCCCTCGGACTTTATTGTCAGCCCCTCAGCGTCCGTAGATATACGGCAGTACAGGCCGgaagtggatgaagaaggcacTTGGTGGGTCTCAGAGATCGATTGCGAATTCCTTGCAACGGGTTGCAGTGTTCTAGCCTGTGGCGGAGGGGGACCCGGTTATTTGACCTACCTAGCTGCGCGAGCAGCTATTCAGGCAGGACATCGTCTACCGGTGGCCGATTTGGACAGTCTTTCCCCGGATGCATGGGTGATGGGGAGTATCTCATTTGG GGCGCCAACTGTCACATTAGAGAGGCTAGCAAGTGGCACAGAAGGAAGAGATGCCACCAACGCGCTTCTTCAATGTTTCCCCGGAGTCAAAATGGGAGCTCAGATCGCG GTTGAGATTGGAGGCATGAACGGAATAAGGCCAATGGTCATGGGTGTTGATTACAAGGTGCCCACTGTTGATGGGGACTACATGGGTCGAGCATACCCGCGGCTATACATTATGACACCTTTCC TTTTCGGTGAATCAGCCACCCCTTGTACTCAGGCAGATGGCAATGGTAATGTCGTTACGGTGCACAAGGCTTCTGACTTCCGTAAAGTCGAGAAGATTCACCGCAAGGTCGGTCTGGAGCTTGGCCTCTTTAGCCAGCTGGTATTGCCACCAATGACAGTGGAGCGTGTCAAAGAGGTCGGAACGCTAGGCACAACGTCTCTAGCTTGGTACATCGGCCGCGCTGTCTACCTTgcgaagcagcagaagacGAGCATCATGGATGCAATC TTGGAAGCCAACCCTTCAGGGCGTGTTCTGTATACCGGTAAGATTATCTCTGTACAACGACACGTCTCTGCGGGAGGTTACACCGAAGGTTTGGTCCAATTGAAGCCTATTGGATCCGAGGAGCAAGAATATGGAGACAATACCCTGACCGAAACTCGACACATGCGTTTGCCCTTCCAGAACGAGTATTTGTACGCCGAATTATTTGAACCCGGGCAGAGTGTTGAGAAGAGGGGTGAAATCTTGTGTACAGTTCCAGACTTGATTTCCCTAGTCGGCTCAGATGGCTACGCCCTGGGGACACAAGACCTGAGGTATGGAGTGAGAGTCAGTGTCGTTGCCTTTACGGCACATCCACATTG GTACACGAAGAAAGGCATTGAGATCGGAGGGCCCAAAGAATTCGGGTTTGAGGACTTGGATTTCATCCCTCTGGGGACCCCA